In the genome of Piliocolobus tephrosceles isolate RC106 chromosome 20, ASM277652v3, whole genome shotgun sequence, one region contains:
- the ATP5F1E gene encoding ATP synthase subunit epsilon, mitochondrial, with the protein MVAYWRQAGLSYIRYSQICAKAVRDALKTEFKANAEKTSGSSVKIVKVKKE; encoded by the exons ATGGTGGCCTACTGGCGACAGGCTGGACTCAG CTACATCCGATACTCCCAGATCTGTGCAAAAGCAGTCAGAGATGCATTGAAGACAGAATTCAAAGCAAATGCCGAGAAGACTTCTGGCAGCAGTGTAAAAATTGTGAAAGTAAAGAAGGAATAA
- the PRELID3B gene encoding PRELI domain containing protein 3B, with the protein MKIWTSEHVFDHPWETVTTAAMQKYPNPMNPSVVGVDVLDRHIDPSGKLHSHRLLSTEWGLPSIVKSLIGAARTKTYVQEHSVVDPVEKTMELKSTNISFTNMVSVDERLIYKPHPQDPDKTVLTQEAIITVKGVSLSSYLEGLMASTISSNASKGREAMEWVIHKLNAEIEELTASARGTIRTPMAAAAFAEK; encoded by the exons ATGAAGATCTGGACATCGGAGCACGTCTTTGA CCATCCATGGGAAACTGTTACAACAGCTGCAATGCAGAAATACCCAAACCCTATGAACCCAAGTGTGGTTGGAGTTGATGTGTTGGACAGACATATAGATCCCTCTGGAAAGTTGCACAGCCACAGACTTCTCAGCACAGAGTGGGGACTGCCTTCCATTGTGAAGTCT CTTATTGGTGCAGCAAGAACGAAAACATATGTGCAAGAACATTCTGTAGTTGATCCTGTGGAGAAAACAATGGAACTTAAATCTACTAAT atTTCATTTACAAACATGGTTTCAGTAGATGAGAGACTTATATACAAACCACATCCTCAGGATCCAGACAA AACTGTTTTGACTCAAGAAGCCATCATCACCGTGAAAGGCGTTAGCCTCAGCAGTTACCTTGAAGGATTGATGGCAAGTACGATATCCTCAAACGCTAGTAAA GGCCGAGAAGCAATGGAATGGGTAATACATAAATTAAATGCTGAGATTGAAGAACTGACAGCCTCAGCAAGAGGAACCATAAGGACTCCAATGGCAGCAGCAGCGTTTGCAGAGAAGTGA